The following proteins are co-located in the Pelecanus crispus isolate bPelCri1 chromosome 5, bPelCri1.pri, whole genome shotgun sequence genome:
- the SF3B1 gene encoding splicing factor 3B subunit 1 isoform X3 encodes MNARTYMDVMREQHLTKEEREIRQQLAEKAKAGELKVVNGAASQPPSKRKRRWDQTADQTPGATPKKLSSWDQAETPGHTPSLRWDETPGRAKGSETPGATPGSKIWDPTPSHTPAGAATPGRDTPGHATPGHGGATSSARKNRWDETPKTERDTPGHGSGWAETPRTDRGGDSIGETPTPGASKRKSRWDETPASQMGGSTPVLTPGKTPIGTPAMNMATPTPGHIMSMTPEQLQAWRWEREIDERNRPLSDEELDAMFPEGYKVLPPPAGYVPIRTPARKLTATPTPLGGMTGFHMQTEDRTMKSVNDQPSGNLPFLKPDDIQYFDKLLVDVDESTLSPEEQKERKIMKLLLKIKNGTPPMRKAALRQITDKAREFGAGPLFNQILPLLMSPTLEDQERHLLVKVIDRILYKLDDLVRPYVHKILVVIEPLLIDEDYYARVEGREIISNLAKAAGLATMISTMRPDIDNMDEYVRNTTARAFAVVASALGIPSLLPFLKAVCKSKKSWQARHTGIKIVQQIAILMGCAILPHLRSLVEIIEHGLVDEQQKVRTISALAIAALAEAATPYGIESFDSVLKPLWKGIRQHRGKGLAAFLKAIGYLIPLMDAEYANYYTREVMLILIREFQSPDEEMKKIVLKVVKQCCGTDGVEANYIKTEILPPFFKHFWQHRMALDRRNYRQLVDTTVELANKVGAAEIISRIVDDLKDEAEQYRKMVMETIEKIMGNLGAADIDHKLEEQLIDGILYAFQEQTTEDSVMLNGFGTVVNALGKRVKPYLPQICGTVLWRLNNKSAKVRQQAADLISRTAVVMKTCQEEKLMGHLGVVLYEYLGEEYPEVLGSILGALKAIVNVIGMHKMTPPIKDLLPRLTPILKNRHEKVQENCIDLVGRIADRGAEYVSAREWMRICFELLELLKAHKKAIRRATVNTFGYIAKAIGPHDVLATLLNNLKVQERQNRVCTTVAIAIVAETCSPFTVLPALMNEYRVPELNVQNGVLKSLSFLFEYIGEMGKDYIYAVTPLLEDALMDRDLVHRQTASAVVQHMSLGVYGFGCEDSLNHLLNYVWPNVFETSPHVIQAVMGALEGLRVAIGPCRMLQYCLQGLFHPARKVRDVYWKIYNSIYIGSQDALIAHYPRIYNDEKNTYIRYELDYIL; translated from the exons ATGAATGCCAGAACATACATGGATGTTATGCGTGAACAGCATTTAACAAAAGAAGAG AGGGAAATTAGGCAACAGCTAGCTGAAAAAGCTAAAGCTGGAGAGCTTAAAGTCGTCAATGGAGCTGCATCTCAGCCACCTTCAAAACGCAAACGGCGTTGGGATCAGACAGCTGATCAGACTCCTGGTGCTACACCTAAAAAATTATCCAGTTGGGATCAAGCAGAG ACTCCGGGACATACACCATCTCTGCGATGGGATGAAACTCCAGGCCGCGCAAAGGGTAGCGAAACTCCTGGTGCCACACCAGGCTCAAAAATATGGGATCCAACTCCCAGTCATACACCAGCAGGAGCTGCAACACCTGGACGGGACACGCCTGGTCATGCAACACCAGGCCATGGAGGTGCCACTTCCAGTGCACGTAAAAATCGATGGGATGAAACACCTAAAACAGAAAGAG ataCTCCGGGACACGGCAGTGGATGGGCTGAGACGCCTCGTACAGACAGAGGTGGTGACTCCATTGGTGAGACACCAACCCCAGGAGCAAGTAAAAGAAAGTCACGATGGGATGAAACACCTGCTAGCCAGATGGGTGGCAGCACTCCTGTTCTGACACCTGGCAAAACACCCATTGGTACACCAGCTATGAACATGGCAACTCCTACACCAG GTCATATCATGAGCATGACTCCTGAACAGCTGCAGGCTTGGCGTTGGGAAAGGGAAATTGATGAGAGAAACAGACCACTTTCTGATGAAGAATTGGATGCTATGTTTCCAGAAGGGTATAAG GTTCTTCCCCCACCAGCTGGCTATGTACCTATTCGCACTCCAGCTCGTAAGCTTACAGCAACTCCAACACCTTTGGGTGGTATGACTGGATTCCACATGCAGACAGAAGACCGGACCATGAAGAGTGTTAACGACCAGCCATCTGGCAATCTTCCATTCCTCAAACCAGATGATATCCAATACTTTGATAAACTGCTG GTTGATGTTGATGAATCAACCCTGAGTCCTGAAGaacagaaggagagaaaaataatgaaattgcttctgaaaataaagaatgGCACACCTCCCATGAGAAAG gcTGCGTTGCGACAAATTACTGATAAAGCTCGGGAATTTGGAGCAGGGCCGCTGTTTAATCAGATTCTGCCTCTGCTGATGTCACCAACACTTGAAGATCAGGAGCGTCACTTGCTTGTCAAAGTCATTGACAGAATTCTTTACAAACTGGATGACTTGGTCCGACCATATGTACACAAG ATCCTTGTTGTCATTGAACCACTGCTGATTGATGAAGACTACTATGCTAGAGTGGAAGgcagagaaattatttcaaacttGGCTAAG GCTGCTGGTTTGGCAACAATGATCTCCACAATGCGACCTGATATTGATAATATGGATGAATATGTCCGAAATACAACAGCTCGAGCCTTTGCTGTTGTTGCGTCTGCTTTGGGCATTCCTTCTCTATTACCCTTCTTGAAAGCTgtctgtaaaagcaaaaaatcctGGCAGGCTAGGCATACTGGCATCAAGATTGTACAGCAGATTGCTATTCTTATGGGTTGTGCTATCTTGCCTCATCTCAGGAGCTTGGTTGAAATTATTGAACATG GTCTGGTGGATGAGCAGCAGAAAGTTCGCACCATCAGTGCTTTGGCTATTGCTGCTTTGGCTGAGGCAGCTACTCCCTATGGTATTGAGTCATTTGATTCTGTTTTGAAGCCTTTATGGAAGGGTATACGTCAACACAGAGGAAAG GGTTTGGCTGCCTTTTTGAAGGCTATTGGTTACCTGATTCCACTCATGGATGCTGAGTATGCGAACTACTATACCAGAGAAGTCATGCTAATCCTTATCAGAGAGTTCCAGTCTCCTgatgaagagatgaaaaaaattgtgttgAAG GTGGTAAAGCAGTGTTGTGGTACAGATGGTGTTGAAGCAAACtacattaaaacagaaatcttGCCGCCTTTTTTCAAACACTTCTGGCAGCACAGAATGGCATTGGACAGAAGAAATTACCGACag TTGGTTGATACAACTGTGGAGCTGGCAAATAAAGTTGGAgcagcagaaattatttctagaATTGTGGATGATCTGAAAGATGAGGCTGAACAGTACAGAAAAATGGTCATGGAAACAATTGAGAAGATAATGGGAAATCTGGGGGCAGCAGACATTGATCATAAATTAGAAGAACAACTTATTGATGGTATCTTGTACGCCTTTCAGGAACAGACCACAGAG GATTCTGTGATGCTGAATGGTTTTGGCACAGTGGTTAATGCTCTAGGCAAAAGAGTTAAACCCTACTTACCACAGATCTGTGGTACAGTTTTGTGGCGTTTGAACAACAAGTCAGCTAAAGTTAGGCAGCAGGCTGCTGACCTGATCTCTCGTACTGCAGTTGTCATGAAGACTTGTCAAGAG GAAAAACTGATGGGACACTTGGGTGTTGTGTTGTATGAGTACCTGGGTGAAGAATATCCTGAAGTACTGGGCAGCATACTCGGAGCACTTAAGGCTATTGTTAACGTTATAG GTATGCACAAGATGACGCCACCAATCAAAGATCTGCTGCCACGGCTCACACCTATTCTGAAGAACAGACATGAGAAAGTACAGGAAAATTGTATTGATCTTGTTGGGCGCATTGCAGACCG AGGTGCAGAATATGTTTCTGCAAGAGAATGGATGAGGATCTGCTTTGAACTGCTTGAATTATTAAAAGCTCACAAGAAAGCTATCCGAAGAGCCACAGTGAACACTTTTGGTTATATTGCGAAAGCTATTGG ACCTCACGATGTATTGGCTACACTGCTAAATAACTTGAAAGTACAGGAAAGGCAGAACAGAGTATGTACTACAGTAGCAATTGCTATTGTAGCCGAAACCTGCTCACCTTTCACAGTGCTGCCTGCACTCATGAATGAATACAGAGTTCCAGAACTGAATGTCCAGAATGGTGTgttaaaatctctttctttcctgtttgaatACATTGGAGAGATGGGAAAAGATTACATTTATGCTGTTACACCATTGCTTGAAGATGCTTTAATGGACAG GGATCTTGTACACAGACAAACAGCCAGTGCCGTGGTGCAACATATGTCTCTTGGTGTTTATGGGTTTGGCTGTGAAGATTCTCTTAATCATTTGTTAAATTACGTATGGCCTAATGTGTTTGAAACCTCTCCTCACGTCATTCAGGCAGTCATGGGGGCTCTGGAGGGCCTCAGAGTTGCTATTGGTCCCTGCAGAATGTTGCAGTATTGTTTACAG gGTTTGTTTCACCCTGCCAGGAAAGTCAGAGACGTTTATTGGAAGATTTATAACTCAATCTACATCGGATCACAGGATGCTCTGATAGCACATTATCCAAGAATCTATAACGATGAAAAGAACACCTATATTCGTTATGAACTTGATTACATCTTATAA